A part of Oncorhynchus masou masou isolate Uvic2021 chromosome 21, UVic_Omas_1.1, whole genome shotgun sequence genomic DNA contains:
- the LOC135508082 gene encoding ornithine decarboxylase 1-like, with product MNTFAPADFAFLEEGFCARDIVEQKINEMSMSDDKDAFYVCDLSDVLKKHMRWARAMPRVTPFYAVKCNDSRTVVTTLASLGAGFDCASKTEIQIVQSLGVDASRIIYANPCKQVSQIKYASAHGVQMMTFDSDVELMKVARCHDNAKLVLRIATDDSKAVCQLSVKFGATMKACRGLLERAKELGLDVIGVSFHVGSGCTDPETYSQAISDARCVFDMGAEVGFNMTLLDIGGGFPGSEDTKLKFEDITAVINPALDKYFPADSGIRIIAEPGRYYVASAYTLAVNVIAKKVIMNEQSASDEDDDWISDRTLMYYVNDGVYGSFNCILYDHAHPLPTLHKKPKPDERMYPCSIWGPTCDGLDRIAEVCTLPDMQVGEWLLFENMGAYTVAASSTFNGFQKPEIYYIMSRTAWQCIQQICAQGMPTPVEDVSCVTSSCGHESSLVLPTKSSQTCVL from the exons ATGAACACTTTCGCGCCTGCCGATTTTGCCTTCCTGGAGGAGGGCTTCTGTGCCCGTGACATTGTTGAGCAGAAGATCAATGAGATGTCCATGTCG GATGATAAGGATGCCTTCTACGTGTGCGACTTGAGTGACGTGCTGAAGAAGCACATGCGATGGGCGCGTGCCATGCCTCGCGTAACGCCCTTCTATGCTGTCAAATGCAATGACAGCCGGACTGTTGTCACGACCTTGGCCTCCTTGGGCGCTGGCTTTGACTGTGCAAGCAAG ACTGAAATCCAGATTGTTCAGTCTCTGGGTGTGGATGCTAGCAGGATCATCTACGCCAACCCTTGCAAGCAGGTATCCCAGATCAAGTATGCCTCTGCCCACGGCGTGCAGATGATGACCTTCGACAGCGACGTGGAGCTCATGAAGGTGGCTCGGTGCCACGACAATGCCAA ACTAGTCCTGCGCATTGCCACAGATGATTCCAAGGCTGTGTGCCAGCTCAGTGTCAAGTTTGGTGCCACCATGAAGGCATGCCGGGGTCTCCTGGAGAGGGCTAAGGAACTGGGCCTGGACGTTATCGGGGTCAGCTTCCACGTGGGGAGTGGCTGCACTGACCCAGAAACCTACAGCCAGGCCATCTCTGATGCCCGCTGTGTCTTTGACATGGGG GCTGAGGTGGGTTTCAACATGACCCTCCTGGACATTGGTGGCGGTTTCCCTGGGTCTGAGGATACCAAGCTCAAGTTTGAGGATATCACAGCAGTTATCAACCCAGCACTGGACAAGTATTTCCCTGCCGACTCTGGGATCCGGATCATTGCTGAGCCAGGCCGCTACTATGTGGCCTCTGCCTACACCCTAGCTGTTAACGTCATCGCAAAGAAGGTCATCATGAACGAGCAGTCTGCCTCTGACG AGGATGACGATTGGATCAGTGACCGGACTCTGATGTACTATGTGAATGATGGCGTCTATGGCTCCTTCAACTGTATTCTATATGACCATGCTCACCCCTTGCCTACCCTGCACAAG AAGCCAAAGCCAGATGAGCGTATGTACCCCTGCAGCATCTGGGGACCAACCTGTGACGGCCTGGATCGCATCGCTGAGGTGTGCACTCTTCCGGATATGCAAGTGGGAGAGTGGCTGCTGTTTGAGAATATGGGGGCCTACACTGTGGCTGCGTCCTCTACCTTCAACGGCTTCCAGAAGCCAGAAATCTACTACATCATGTCCCGCACAGCTTG GCAGTGCATACAGCAGATCTGTGCCCAGGGGATGCCCACTCCCGTTGAGGATGTGTCCTGTGTGACATCCAGCTGTGGCCATGAGAGCAGCCTGGTGCTGCCCACCAAGTCTAGCCAGACCTGTGTGCTCTAA
- the LOC135507477 gene encoding LOW QUALITY PROTEIN: protein YIPF7-like (The sequence of the model RefSeq protein was modified relative to this genomic sequence to represent the inferred CDS: inserted 1 base in 1 codon) gives MRHKPHTEIGMNFEHIWQKTLTVLNPMIPADGSIMNETDLXPILFCIALDVTLLMAGKSHFGYVYGISTIGCMMIYTLLTLLGSLTVSYGCVASVLGYRLLPTVALSTFAVVFPLQRVGIIGTTLALLAIGWCSLSASKIFISTLAMEGQQLLVAYPCALLYGVFALLTVF, from the exons atGCGACACAAACCTCACACGG AGATTGGCATGAATTTTGAGCACATATGGCAGAAGACGTTGACAGTGCTGAACCCTATGATCCCAGCAGATGGCAGCATCATGAATGAGACCGACC ACCCTATTCTGTTCTGTATCGCTCTGGATGTCACTTTACTCATG GCAGGCAAATCCCACTTTGGCTATGTCTATGGGATCAGTACCATCGGCTGTATGATGATCTACACCCTGTTGACCCTGTTGGGTTCGCTGACTGTGTCCTATGGCTGTGTAGCCAGTGTGCTGGGCTACCGCCTCCTCCCCACTGTGGCACTTTCTACATTTGCAGTCGTCTTTCCCCTACAGAGAGTAG GGATCATCGGAACGACCCTGGCCTTGTTGGCGATTGGCTGGTGCAGTCTCTCAGCTTCCAAGATCTTCATCTCCACCCTGGCTATGGAGGGTCAGCAGCTGTTGGTAGCGTACCCCTGTGCCCTGCTCTATGGAGTCTTTGCCTTGCTAACAGTGTTCTGA
- the dapp1 gene encoding dual adapter for phosphotyrosine and 3-phosphotyrosine and 3-phosphoinositide isoform X1, translating into MSYYSDTPSVDDELESLGWYHFDLSRHAAEALLLSNGKDGSYLLRNSHEGPGSFALSVRAKDSVKHFHVTRKSSGYAFGFNEFASLQDFVSHFANQPLLGSETGTLIVLKYPYPWHVEEPSIYESVRVHTAMQTGRTESDLVANAPSFGTKEGYLVKLGAVVKNWKQRWFTLNRNELKYFKDKMFDEPIRTLDLTACSAVQFDYSKDRVNCFCLVFPERTFYLCAKSGVEADEWIKIIRWKMSHIRKER; encoded by the exons ATGAGCTACTACAGTGATACGCCAAGTGTCGACGATGAGTTGGAGTCGTTAGG atGGTACCACTTTGACTTGTCCCGCCATGCTGCTGAAGCTCTCCTCCTATCCAATGGGAAAGATGGCAGCTATCTCCTCCGAAACAGTCATGAGGGTCCTGGCAGCTTTGCCCTCTCTGTCAG AGCCAAGGATTCAGTTAAACATTTCCATGTGACACGGAAAAGCAGTGGATACGCTTTTGGCTTCAATGAGTTTGCGTCCCTCCAGGACTTTGTCAGCCATTTTGCCAACCAGCCTCTGCTGGGCAGTGAGACAG GTACCCTCATTGTCCTTAAATACCCATATCCATGGCATGTAGAAGAACCGTCCATCTACGAGTCTGTGCGGGTTCACACCGCCATGCAGACAGGACGAACAGAGAGCGATCTGGTGGCTAATGCTCCATCG TTTGGAACAAAGGAGGGCTATCTGGTAAAGTTAGGAGCAGTCGTAAAG aACTGGAAGCAGAGGTGGTTCACATTAAACAGAAATGAGCTCAAATACTTTAAGGACAAAATG TTTGATGAGCCTATTCGCACCCTGGATCTGACAGCATGCTCTGCAGTCCAGTTTGACTACTCCAAGGACAGAGTCAACTGCTTCTG TTTGGTGTTCCCTGAGAGGACATTTTATCTGTGTGCCAAGAGTGGTGTGGAGGCAGATGAGTGGATCAAGATAATACGATGGAAAATG TCACACATAAGAAAAGAAAGATGA
- the dapp1 gene encoding dual adapter for phosphotyrosine and 3-phosphotyrosine and 3-phosphoinositide isoform X2 — protein MSYYSDTPSVDDELESLGWYHFDLSRHAAEALLLSNGKDGSYLLRNSHEGPGSFALSVRAKDSVKHFHVTRKSSGYAFGFNEFASLQDFVSHFANQPLLGSETGTLIVLKYPYPWHVEEPSIYESVRVHTAMQTGRTESDLVANAPSFGTKEGYLVKLGAVVKNWKQRWFTLNRNELKYFKDKMFDEPIRTLDLTACSAVQFDYSKDRVNCF, from the exons ATGAGCTACTACAGTGATACGCCAAGTGTCGACGATGAGTTGGAGTCGTTAGG atGGTACCACTTTGACTTGTCCCGCCATGCTGCTGAAGCTCTCCTCCTATCCAATGGGAAAGATGGCAGCTATCTCCTCCGAAACAGTCATGAGGGTCCTGGCAGCTTTGCCCTCTCTGTCAG AGCCAAGGATTCAGTTAAACATTTCCATGTGACACGGAAAAGCAGTGGATACGCTTTTGGCTTCAATGAGTTTGCGTCCCTCCAGGACTTTGTCAGCCATTTTGCCAACCAGCCTCTGCTGGGCAGTGAGACAG GTACCCTCATTGTCCTTAAATACCCATATCCATGGCATGTAGAAGAACCGTCCATCTACGAGTCTGTGCGGGTTCACACCGCCATGCAGACAGGACGAACAGAGAGCGATCTGGTGGCTAATGCTCCATCG TTTGGAACAAAGGAGGGCTATCTGGTAAAGTTAGGAGCAGTCGTAAAG aACTGGAAGCAGAGGTGGTTCACATTAAACAGAAATGAGCTCAAATACTTTAAGGACAAAATG TTTGATGAGCCTATTCGCACCCTGGATCTGACAGCATGCTCTGCAGTCCAGTTTGACTACTCCAAGGACAGAGTCAACTGCTTCTG A